A genomic window from Lotus japonicus ecotype B-129 chromosome 1, LjGifu_v1.2 includes:
- the LOC130733415 gene encoding abscisic-aldehyde oxidase-like isoform X1 has product MEDVKGNSGSETPTTTLVFAVNGEKFELSNVDPSTTLLEFLRIQTRFKSVKLGCGEGGCGACVVLISKYDPVLDKVEDFTANSCLTLLCSVHGCSITTSEGIGNSKKGLHPIHERFAGFHATQCGFCTPGMCVSLFGTLVNAEKTDRPEPPSGFSKLTVSEAEKAIAGNLCRCTGYRPIADACKSFAADVDMEDLGCNSFWRKGESKDLNLCRLPQYDSHHKKIGFPMFLKEIKHDVFMASKKHSWHRPASVEELQRLLGLNQANGTRTKLVVGNTGMGYYKDTGGYDKYIDLRGVSELSKIRKDQNGIEIGAAVTITNAIEALKEESTSGFLSDFVMILEKIADHMGKVASGFIRNTATVGGNIVMAQKNNFPSDIATILLAVDSMVHIMTGTHFEWLAFEEFLERPPLSFGNVLLSIKIPSLEINKGESSEHRNRFLFETYRASPRPLGNALPYLNAAFLVEVFLCKDSGGTLIGNCRLSFGAYRKHAMRAKIVEEFLAGKLLSISILYEAVNLLAATISPNDENSKTAYHSSLAAGFIFQFFNPLIERPSRITNGYSNLPFAKDFELKENHKQVHHDKIPTLLSSGQQVLEAGNDNHPVGEPVVKSGAALQASGEAVYVDDIPSPPNCLHGAFIYSSKPLARVRSIKSPELQWDGVKYVVSSKDIPNGGENIGSKTIFGIEPLFAEEIARCVGDRLAFVVADTQKHADMAANTAVVAYDVENLEPPILSVEDAVERSSFFEVPPFLNPKCIGDVSKGMAEADHKILSAKMNLGSQYYFYMETQTALAVPDEDNCITVYSSSQCPEFTHSTIARCLGIPENSVRVITRRVGGGFGGKAIKAIAVAASCALAAHKLCRPVRSYLNRKTDMIMAGGRHPMKITYSVGFKNDGKITALELQILINAGIYVDISAVMPHNIVGALKKYDWGALSFDMKVCRTNHPSRSAMRGPGELQGSFIAEAVIENVAATLSVDVDSVRTINLHTYKSLQSSYEHCCGQSFEYTLPSIWSQLDVAANYNQRTKIVTEFNRISTWKKRGISRVPVIFQLSLRPTPGKVSIFKDGSIVVEVGGIELGQGLWTKVKQMAAFALSAIQCDGTGALLDKVRVVQSDTVSLIQGGFTAGSTTSESSCEAVRLSCNILVERLRPLKEKLQEEMGPIKWEMLILQAYMQSVNLSASSFYVASNESANYLNYGAAVSEVEIDLLTGETRFLQTDIIYDCGQSLNPAVDLGQIEGAFVQGLGFFMLEEYETNLDGLVLADGTWNYKIPTIDTIPLQFNVQILNSGHHQHRVLSSKASGEPPLLLAASVHCATRAAIKEARKQLLSWSNLDGPDSTFQLEVPATMPVVKELIGLDIVERYLKWKMGMA; this is encoded by the exons ATGGAGGATGTGAAGGGGAACAGTGGGAGTGAAACACCGACAACAACTTTGGTTTTTGCTGTGAATGGTGAGAAGTTTGAGCTCTCCAACGTTGACCCATCAACCACTTTGCTTGAGTTCTTGCGGATTCAAACTCGATTCAAGAGTGTCAAGCTTGGTTGTGGTGAAG GTGGTTGTGGTGCTTGCGTAGTTTTGATCTCCAAATATGATCCTGTGCTTGACAAAGTTGAGGATTTTACAGCAAATTCTTGTCTCACACTACTTTGCAGCGTACATGGGTGTTCAATAACAACTAGTGAAGGCATTGGAAATAGTAAAAAAGGACTCCACCCAATCCATGAAAGATTTGCTGGATTCCATGCTACTCAATGTGGCTTTTGTACTCCTGGAATGTGTGTTTCACTCTTTGGGACTCTTGTCAATGCTGAGAAGACAGATCGTCCGGAGCCGCCATCTGGGTTCTCAAAACTCACTGTTAGTGAGGCCGAAAAGGCTATTGCAGGGAACCTTTGTCGCTGTACTGGGTATCGACCCATTGCTGATGCCTGCAAAAGTTTTGCAGCTGATGTTGACATGGAGGACTTGGGATGCAACTCTTTCTGGAGAAAGGGAGAGAGCAAGGACTTAAATCTTTGTAGGTTGCCTCAATATGACAGCCATCACAAGAAAATTGGATTTCCTATGTTTTTGAAGGAAATCAAGCACGATGTGTTCATGGCTTCTAAGAAACACAGTTGGCACAGACCTGCTAGTGTAGAGGAGCTTCAGAGATTATTGGGATTAAACCAAGCCAATGGAACCCGGACAAAACTTGTTGTTGGTAATACTGGTATGGGATATTACAAAGATACAGGAGGCTATGATAAGTATATTGATCTAAGAGGGGTTTCTGAGCTCTCAAAAATCAGAAAGGATCAAAATGGGATTGAAATTGGAGCAGCAGTCACAATAACTAATGCTATTGAAGCACTGAAGGAAGAGAGCACAAGTGGCTTTCTCTCAGATTTTGTAATGATACTTGAAAAGATTGCTGACCATATGGGCAAAGTTGCATCAGGGTTTATTAGAAACACAGCCACTGTTGGTGGCAATATAGTTATGGCACAAAAGAACAATTTCCCCTCGGATATTGCTACAATACTTCTTGCTGTGGATTCAATGGTTCACATAATGACCGGTACACATTTTGAGTGGCTGGCCTTTGAGGAATTTCTGGAAAGACCACCATTAAGCTTTGGAAATGTACTTTTAAGCATTAAAATTCCAAGTTTGGAAATAAATAAAGGTGAATCTTCAGAGCACAGAAATAGATTCCTCTTTGAAACTTACCGAGCTTCTCCTCGACCCCTTGGAAATGCCCTTCCCTACTTAAATGCTGCTTTCCTTGTTGAGGTGTTTCTATGCAAGGATTCTGGTGGAACTTTGATAGGCAATTGTAGGCTGTCTTTTGGTGCTTACAGAAAGCATGCAATGAGAGCAAAAATTGTTGAGGAATTTTTAGCAGGAAAGCTGTTAAGTATTAGCATTCTCTATGAAGCTGTCAACTTGCTTGCAGCCACTATATCACCTAATGATGAAAACTCAAAAACGGCTTACCATTCAAGTTTGGCAGCTGGTTTTATTTTCCAGTTCTTTAACCCTCTGATTGAAAGACCTTCCAGAATAACCAATGGATATTCTAATCTGCCTTTTGCGAAGGATTTTGAATTAAAAGAGAATCATAAGCAGGTTCACCATGACAAAATTCCAACTTTGCTGTCATCTGGGCAGCAAGTCCTCGAAGCCGGAAATGATAATCATCCTGTTGGTGAGCCAGTTGTGAAATCAGGAGCTGCACTACAAGCTTCAG GTGAGGctgtttatgtggatgacattccTTCACCACCAAATTGCCTACATGGAGCATTTATTTATAGTTCGAAACCTTTAGCAAGGGTAAGGAGTATAAAAAGCCCTGAATTGCAGTGGGATGGAGTGAAGTATGTAGTTTCAAGTAAAGACATTCCCAATGGTGGGGAAAACATTGGATCTAAGACTATATTTGGTATAGAACCTTTATTTGCAGAAGAGATagccagatgtgttggtgatcGTCTGGCCTTTGTG GTTGCAGATACTCAGAAACATGCAGATATGGCTGCAAACACTGCTGTTGTTGCTTATGACGTTGAAAATCTTGAACCACCTATTCTATCTGTTGAAGATGCTGTTGAAAGATCTAGTTTTTTTGAAGTTCCTCCTTTTCTCAACCCAAAATGTATTGGTGATGTATCGAAAGGAATGGCTGAAGCAGATCACAAGATTCTCTCTGCTAAG ATGAATCTTGGGTCTCAATACTATTTCTACATGGAGACACAAACTGCACTTGCTGTACCAGATGAAGACAATTGCATTACAGTTTACAGTTCAAGCCAATGCCCGGAGTTTACACATTCTACTATAGCAAGATGCCTAGGCATTCCTGAAAATAGTGTTCGTGTCATTACAAGAAGGGTTGGGGGAGGTTTTGGAGGAAAGGCCATAAAAGCCATAGCT GTTGCTGCATCATGCGCACTTGCAGCGCACAAATTGTGCCGCCCCGTCAGGAGTTATCTGAATCGAAAGACAGATATGATAATGGCTGGAGGAAGGCATCCCATGAAGATAACATATAGTGTTGGATTTAAGAATGATGGGAAGATTACTGCTTTAGAACTTCAGATATTGATCAATGCAGGGATATATGTGGATATAAGTGCAGTGATGCCGCATAACATAGTTGGAGCTCTTAAGAAGTATGACTGGGGTGCACTATCTTTTGATATGAAGGTATGCAGAACAAATCATCCCAGTAGATCTGCAATGAGGGGCCCTGGGGAACTGCAAGGATCATTTATTGCTGAAGCTGTAATAGAAAATGTTGCGGCTACACTTTCGGTGGATGTAGATTCCGTTAGAACCATTAATCTTCACACATACAAAAGTCTTCAGTCATCCTATGAGCATTGTTGTGGTCAGTCTTTTGAGTATACTTTACCTTCAATATGGAGTCAGTTAGATGTTGCTGCAAACTATAACCAGAGAACCAAAATAGTGACAGAGTTTAACAGAATTAGCACTTGGAAGAAAAGGGGAATTTCTCGAGTACCAGTTATATTTCAACTGAGTTTAAGACCAACTCCTGGAAAAGTAAGTATTTTCAAAGATGGGTCTATTGTTGTTGAAGTTGGAGGAATTGAATTAGGTCAAGGTCTCTGGACAAAGGTGAAACAGATGGCTGCATTTGCTCTCAGTGCTATTCAATGTGATGGAACTGGAGCGCTCTTGGACAAAGTGCGTGTTGTACAATCTGATACCGTGAGCTTGATTCAAGGAGGGTTCACTGCTGGGAGCACTACATCAGAGTCAAGCTGCGAAGCAGTGAGGCTTAGCTGCAATATCTTGGTTGAGAGATTAAGGCCTCTTAAGGAAAAGCTGCAGGAGGAAATGGGCCCCATCAAGTGGGAGATGCTTATTCTTCAG GCATACATGCAATCTGTGAACTTGTCAGCATCTTCATTTTATGTAGCCAGTAATGAATCCGCGAATTACCTTAATTACGGTGCTGCTGTAAGTGAG GTGGAAATAGATCTTCTGACTGGAGAAACCAGATTTCTTCAAACAGATATTATCTATGATTGTGGACAGAGTCTCAATCCTGCCGTGGATTTAGGACAG ATTGAAGGAGCTTTTGTTCAGGGATTAGGATTTTTCATGCTtgaagaatatgaaacaaatctTGATGGTTTGGTCTTGGCAGACGGGACATGGAATTACAAAATACCCACAATAGATACTATTCCTCTACAGTTTAATGTTCAAATCCTCAATAGTGGGCATCACCAGCATCGTGTTCTCTCTTCAAAGG CTTCTGGTGAGCCACCTCTACTTTTAGCAGCTTCTGTTCACTGTGCCACAAGAGCAGCTATCAAAGAAGCAAGGAAACAGCTTCTGTCATGGAGCAACTTAGATGGACCAGATTCAACATTTCAGTTGGAGGTCCCTGCAACCATGCCGGTGGTAAAAGAACTCATTGGACTGGACATTGTAGAAAGATACTTGAAATGGAAAATGGGCATGGCGTAA
- the LOC130733415 gene encoding abscisic-aldehyde oxidase-like isoform X2, giving the protein MVRSLSSPTLTHQPLCLSSCGFKLDSRVSSLVVVKALTWLVSGGCGACVVLISKYDPVLDKVEDFTANSCLTLLCSVHGCSITTSEGIGNSKKGLHPIHERFAGFHATQCGFCTPGMCVSLFGTLVNAEKTDRPEPPSGFSKLTVSEAEKAIAGNLCRCTGYRPIADACKSFAADVDMEDLGCNSFWRKGESKDLNLCRLPQYDSHHKKIGFPMFLKEIKHDVFMASKKHSWHRPASVEELQRLLGLNQANGTRTKLVVGNTGMGYYKDTGGYDKYIDLRGVSELSKIRKDQNGIEIGAAVTITNAIEALKEESTSGFLSDFVMILEKIADHMGKVASGFIRNTATVGGNIVMAQKNNFPSDIATILLAVDSMVHIMTGTHFEWLAFEEFLERPPLSFGNVLLSIKIPSLEINKGESSEHRNRFLFETYRASPRPLGNALPYLNAAFLVEVFLCKDSGGTLIGNCRLSFGAYRKHAMRAKIVEEFLAGKLLSISILYEAVNLLAATISPNDENSKTAYHSSLAAGFIFQFFNPLIERPSRITNGYSNLPFAKDFELKENHKQVHHDKIPTLLSSGQQVLEAGNDNHPVGEPVVKSGAALQASGEAVYVDDIPSPPNCLHGAFIYSSKPLARVRSIKSPELQWDGVKYVVSSKDIPNGGENIGSKTIFGIEPLFAEEIARCVGDRLAFVVADTQKHADMAANTAVVAYDVENLEPPILSVEDAVERSSFFEVPPFLNPKCIGDVSKGMAEADHKILSAKMNLGSQYYFYMETQTALAVPDEDNCITVYSSSQCPEFTHSTIARCLGIPENSVRVITRRVGGGFGGKAIKAIAVAASCALAAHKLCRPVRSYLNRKTDMIMAGGRHPMKITYSVGFKNDGKITALELQILINAGIYVDISAVMPHNIVGALKKYDWGALSFDMKVCRTNHPSRSAMRGPGELQGSFIAEAVIENVAATLSVDVDSVRTINLHTYKSLQSSYEHCCGQSFEYTLPSIWSQLDVAANYNQRTKIVTEFNRISTWKKRGISRVPVIFQLSLRPTPGKVSIFKDGSIVVEVGGIELGQGLWTKVKQMAAFALSAIQCDGTGALLDKVRVVQSDTVSLIQGGFTAGSTTSESSCEAVRLSCNILVERLRPLKEKLQEEMGPIKWEMLILQAYMQSVNLSASSFYVASNESANYLNYGAAVSEVEIDLLTGETRFLQTDIIYDCGQSLNPAVDLGQIEGAFVQGLGFFMLEEYETNLDGLVLADGTWNYKIPTIDTIPLQFNVQILNSGHHQHRVLSSKASGEPPLLLAASVHCATRAAIKEARKQLLSWSNLDGPDSTFQLEVPATMPVVKELIGLDIVERYLKWKMGMA; this is encoded by the exons ATGGTGAGAAGTTTGAGCTCTCCAACGTTGACCCATCAACCACTTTGCTTGAGTTCTTGCGGATTCAAACTCGATTCAAGAGTGTCAAGCTTGGTTGTGGTGAAG GCTTTGACATGGTTGGTTTCAGGTGGTTGTGGTGCTTGCGTAGTTTTGATCTCCAAATATGATCCTGTGCTTGACAAAGTTGAGGATTTTACAGCAAATTCTTGTCTCACACTACTTTGCAGCGTACATGGGTGTTCAATAACAACTAGTGAAGGCATTGGAAATAGTAAAAAAGGACTCCACCCAATCCATGAAAGATTTGCTGGATTCCATGCTACTCAATGTGGCTTTTGTACTCCTGGAATGTGTGTTTCACTCTTTGGGACTCTTGTCAATGCTGAGAAGACAGATCGTCCGGAGCCGCCATCTGGGTTCTCAAAACTCACTGTTAGTGAGGCCGAAAAGGCTATTGCAGGGAACCTTTGTCGCTGTACTGGGTATCGACCCATTGCTGATGCCTGCAAAAGTTTTGCAGCTGATGTTGACATGGAGGACTTGGGATGCAACTCTTTCTGGAGAAAGGGAGAGAGCAAGGACTTAAATCTTTGTAGGTTGCCTCAATATGACAGCCATCACAAGAAAATTGGATTTCCTATGTTTTTGAAGGAAATCAAGCACGATGTGTTCATGGCTTCTAAGAAACACAGTTGGCACAGACCTGCTAGTGTAGAGGAGCTTCAGAGATTATTGGGATTAAACCAAGCCAATGGAACCCGGACAAAACTTGTTGTTGGTAATACTGGTATGGGATATTACAAAGATACAGGAGGCTATGATAAGTATATTGATCTAAGAGGGGTTTCTGAGCTCTCAAAAATCAGAAAGGATCAAAATGGGATTGAAATTGGAGCAGCAGTCACAATAACTAATGCTATTGAAGCACTGAAGGAAGAGAGCACAAGTGGCTTTCTCTCAGATTTTGTAATGATACTTGAAAAGATTGCTGACCATATGGGCAAAGTTGCATCAGGGTTTATTAGAAACACAGCCACTGTTGGTGGCAATATAGTTATGGCACAAAAGAACAATTTCCCCTCGGATATTGCTACAATACTTCTTGCTGTGGATTCAATGGTTCACATAATGACCGGTACACATTTTGAGTGGCTGGCCTTTGAGGAATTTCTGGAAAGACCACCATTAAGCTTTGGAAATGTACTTTTAAGCATTAAAATTCCAAGTTTGGAAATAAATAAAGGTGAATCTTCAGAGCACAGAAATAGATTCCTCTTTGAAACTTACCGAGCTTCTCCTCGACCCCTTGGAAATGCCCTTCCCTACTTAAATGCTGCTTTCCTTGTTGAGGTGTTTCTATGCAAGGATTCTGGTGGAACTTTGATAGGCAATTGTAGGCTGTCTTTTGGTGCTTACAGAAAGCATGCAATGAGAGCAAAAATTGTTGAGGAATTTTTAGCAGGAAAGCTGTTAAGTATTAGCATTCTCTATGAAGCTGTCAACTTGCTTGCAGCCACTATATCACCTAATGATGAAAACTCAAAAACGGCTTACCATTCAAGTTTGGCAGCTGGTTTTATTTTCCAGTTCTTTAACCCTCTGATTGAAAGACCTTCCAGAATAACCAATGGATATTCTAATCTGCCTTTTGCGAAGGATTTTGAATTAAAAGAGAATCATAAGCAGGTTCACCATGACAAAATTCCAACTTTGCTGTCATCTGGGCAGCAAGTCCTCGAAGCCGGAAATGATAATCATCCTGTTGGTGAGCCAGTTGTGAAATCAGGAGCTGCACTACAAGCTTCAG GTGAGGctgtttatgtggatgacattccTTCACCACCAAATTGCCTACATGGAGCATTTATTTATAGTTCGAAACCTTTAGCAAGGGTAAGGAGTATAAAAAGCCCTGAATTGCAGTGGGATGGAGTGAAGTATGTAGTTTCAAGTAAAGACATTCCCAATGGTGGGGAAAACATTGGATCTAAGACTATATTTGGTATAGAACCTTTATTTGCAGAAGAGATagccagatgtgttggtgatcGTCTGGCCTTTGTG GTTGCAGATACTCAGAAACATGCAGATATGGCTGCAAACACTGCTGTTGTTGCTTATGACGTTGAAAATCTTGAACCACCTATTCTATCTGTTGAAGATGCTGTTGAAAGATCTAGTTTTTTTGAAGTTCCTCCTTTTCTCAACCCAAAATGTATTGGTGATGTATCGAAAGGAATGGCTGAAGCAGATCACAAGATTCTCTCTGCTAAG ATGAATCTTGGGTCTCAATACTATTTCTACATGGAGACACAAACTGCACTTGCTGTACCAGATGAAGACAATTGCATTACAGTTTACAGTTCAAGCCAATGCCCGGAGTTTACACATTCTACTATAGCAAGATGCCTAGGCATTCCTGAAAATAGTGTTCGTGTCATTACAAGAAGGGTTGGGGGAGGTTTTGGAGGAAAGGCCATAAAAGCCATAGCT GTTGCTGCATCATGCGCACTTGCAGCGCACAAATTGTGCCGCCCCGTCAGGAGTTATCTGAATCGAAAGACAGATATGATAATGGCTGGAGGAAGGCATCCCATGAAGATAACATATAGTGTTGGATTTAAGAATGATGGGAAGATTACTGCTTTAGAACTTCAGATATTGATCAATGCAGGGATATATGTGGATATAAGTGCAGTGATGCCGCATAACATAGTTGGAGCTCTTAAGAAGTATGACTGGGGTGCACTATCTTTTGATATGAAGGTATGCAGAACAAATCATCCCAGTAGATCTGCAATGAGGGGCCCTGGGGAACTGCAAGGATCATTTATTGCTGAAGCTGTAATAGAAAATGTTGCGGCTACACTTTCGGTGGATGTAGATTCCGTTAGAACCATTAATCTTCACACATACAAAAGTCTTCAGTCATCCTATGAGCATTGTTGTGGTCAGTCTTTTGAGTATACTTTACCTTCAATATGGAGTCAGTTAGATGTTGCTGCAAACTATAACCAGAGAACCAAAATAGTGACAGAGTTTAACAGAATTAGCACTTGGAAGAAAAGGGGAATTTCTCGAGTACCAGTTATATTTCAACTGAGTTTAAGACCAACTCCTGGAAAAGTAAGTATTTTCAAAGATGGGTCTATTGTTGTTGAAGTTGGAGGAATTGAATTAGGTCAAGGTCTCTGGACAAAGGTGAAACAGATGGCTGCATTTGCTCTCAGTGCTATTCAATGTGATGGAACTGGAGCGCTCTTGGACAAAGTGCGTGTTGTACAATCTGATACCGTGAGCTTGATTCAAGGAGGGTTCACTGCTGGGAGCACTACATCAGAGTCAAGCTGCGAAGCAGTGAGGCTTAGCTGCAATATCTTGGTTGAGAGATTAAGGCCTCTTAAGGAAAAGCTGCAGGAGGAAATGGGCCCCATCAAGTGGGAGATGCTTATTCTTCAG GCATACATGCAATCTGTGAACTTGTCAGCATCTTCATTTTATGTAGCCAGTAATGAATCCGCGAATTACCTTAATTACGGTGCTGCTGTAAGTGAG GTGGAAATAGATCTTCTGACTGGAGAAACCAGATTTCTTCAAACAGATATTATCTATGATTGTGGACAGAGTCTCAATCCTGCCGTGGATTTAGGACAG ATTGAAGGAGCTTTTGTTCAGGGATTAGGATTTTTCATGCTtgaagaatatgaaacaaatctTGATGGTTTGGTCTTGGCAGACGGGACATGGAATTACAAAATACCCACAATAGATACTATTCCTCTACAGTTTAATGTTCAAATCCTCAATAGTGGGCATCACCAGCATCGTGTTCTCTCTTCAAAGG CTTCTGGTGAGCCACCTCTACTTTTAGCAGCTTCTGTTCACTGTGCCACAAGAGCAGCTATCAAAGAAGCAAGGAAACAGCTTCTGTCATGGAGCAACTTAGATGGACCAGATTCAACATTTCAGTTGGAGGTCCCTGCAACCATGCCGGTGGTAAAAGAACTCATTGGACTGGACATTGTAGAAAGATACTTGAAATGGAAAATGGGCATGGCGTAA